In one Motacilla alba alba isolate MOTALB_02 chromosome 7, Motacilla_alba_V1.0_pri, whole genome shotgun sequence genomic region, the following are encoded:
- the GCG gene encoding pro-glucagon isoform X2 yields the protein MKMKSIYFVAGLLLMIIQGSWQNPLQDTEEKSRSFKASHSEPIEESRQLNEVKRHSQGTFTSDYTKYLDTRRAQDFVQWLMSTKRNGNAISKRHAEFERHAEGTYTSDITSYLEGQAAKEFIAWLVNGRGRRDFPEKALVAEEMGRRHADGTFTSDINKVLDDMAAKEFLKWLINTKVTQRDLLEEYQ from the exons atgaaaatgaaaagcatttattttgttgctgGTCTCCTTTTAATGATAATTCAAGGCAGCTGGCAAAATCCTCTTCAGGATACAGAGGAGAAATCAAG ATCATTCAAAGCTTCCCATTCTGAACCAATAGAGGAATCTAGACAGCTGAATGAAGTGAAACGTCACTCACAAGGCACATTCACCAGTGATTACACCAAGTACCTGGACACCAGACGAGCTCAGGACTTTGTGCAATGGTTAATGAGCACTAAAAGAAATGG CAATGCCATCTCCAAGCGCCACGCTGAATTTGAGAGACATGCTGAAGGCACCTACACCAGTGACATCACCTCTTATTTGGAAGGTCAAGCTGCCAAAGAGTTCATCGCTTGGTTAGTGAATGGACGAGGAAGAAGAGA TTTCCCAGAAAAAGCTCTTGTGGCTGAAGAAATGGGTCGAAGACATGCAGATGGCACTTTCACGAGTGATATCAACAAAGTCCTTGATGACATGGCTGCCAAAGAGTTCCTAAAATGGCTAATTAACACAAAAGTTACCCAAAG agaccTTTTGGAAGAATaccagtaa
- the GCG gene encoding pro-glucagon isoform X1 yields MKMKSIYFVAGLLLMIIQGSWQNPLQDTEEKSRSFKASHSEPIEESRQLNEVKRHSQGTFTSDYTKYLDTRRAQDFVQWLMSTKRNGQQAQEDKENNKVPDQLSSNAISKRHAEFERHAEGTYTSDITSYLEGQAAKEFIAWLVNGRGRRDFPEKALVAEEMGRRHADGTFTSDINKVLDDMAAKEFLKWLINTKVTQRDLLEEYQ; encoded by the exons atgaaaatgaaaagcatttattttgttgctgGTCTCCTTTTAATGATAATTCAAGGCAGCTGGCAAAATCCTCTTCAGGATACAGAGGAGAAATCAAG ATCATTCAAAGCTTCCCATTCTGAACCAATAGAGGAATCTAGACAGCTGAATGAAGTGAAACGTCACTCACAAGGCACATTCACCAGTGATTACACCAAGTACCTGGACACCAGACGAGCTCAGGACTTTGTGCAATGGTTAATGAGCACTAAAAGAAATGG CCAACAAGCACAGGAggacaaagaaaataacaaagtcCCTGACCAGCTCTCAAG CAATGCCATCTCCAAGCGCCACGCTGAATTTGAGAGACATGCTGAAGGCACCTACACCAGTGACATCACCTCTTATTTGGAAGGTCAAGCTGCCAAAGAGTTCATCGCTTGGTTAGTGAATGGACGAGGAAGAAGAGA TTTCCCAGAAAAAGCTCTTGTGGCTGAAGAAATGGGTCGAAGACATGCAGATGGCACTTTCACGAGTGATATCAACAAAGTCCTTGATGACATGGCTGCCAAAGAGTTCCTAAAATGGCTAATTAACACAAAAGTTACCCAAAG agaccTTTTGGAAGAATaccagtaa